ACAGCGAGTGGCCGGAACGTGACGCGGCCCTGCGCGGCTGGCTGGCCTTAGAGAACTTTGATAGCGAAGGGCGGCAAATTAAGCGCCTTGAGGCATTTCGCGCGAGTCCGGAAACGGCATGATAATGCGTGTACCGCAGGGGCGCCCCTGCGGTGTTAATTCATACTCGTACGACCTTGCTTTGCTGACGGCTTTCATTTGACTAATGTCAAACTTTTATTACTTATTTAATTGTCTTGAAGATGTTTGTCGATAGCTGTTTTTAAAAAATTGTTACAATCTGCATTAATCTTGCAATAGTCTGTTTTACATAAAATTGCGTGATGGCTCACAGAATATACAAGAGATTAGCGGTACCGGATGCTACCCTTCCTCATTCATTCAGACTTCGCCAGGGCATCTAATGCTCTGGTGTAGCTGAGAATTTCAGCAGGCGCTTAAATCATCCTCTTGTGTCGAACATTGAAGTCTTACTTATGAAGACTAATTGTAAACATGGTTTTTATGTTGATGCTATTTATCATCAGACATAATCATCACTTTCATCTGAAGAAAATCTGCCTGTGAAGTCTTCCTGATTTAACATTTATTCTACAAAATGCTCCCCTGATTCAGAATGTTGACATGTTTAAGCCAGACTTTCATATTTCATTGCGTGAAATAACTGCATGCTTAAGTGGGAGGACGTGTGGAAAAAATCAGAAGCTATCCATCGAAGCGCAGACAGCGGGGAGAAAGTAAAAATGCCCGCTTAACGATGCTGAGCGCCCGCATCGATGATGAACTTTGTGAGTACGTGCAGGCCACCGCTTACGAAACGCGAAAAAGCAAACAGGACATCATTGCTGAAGCCTTAATGCTTCACCGACAGCACCGTCAGGTTAACCCCGGAGGCTGAATACCGCTTCAGATAACAGAAGGGTTTGAGACAATGATGTTATTCCGCGCGTGGCGTTTGCTGGTCTGGATTACGATCGTCACATTGCTGTTAACGATAGTCGCCACCACAGGATCGATTTTGACGCTGGGACTGGTTCAGATCTTCTGCCCTGGTTCGCTGGCAACGTACATAAGATCGCTGATTCACGACTTACAGTTTGTGCTGCTGGCGATGCTGCATTCGGCCCCCGTGAGGGTATCGGTTTAACGTGTAGCGACTCAGAATCTAAACGTTTTCTGAAAGAGAAATTAACCTGGCTAAATAACCAGTAAAAAGGCGGTTTTTTCACCATTGCGGGAGTAGTATTGCGACGGGTGCCTGATGCTTTCTGAGCTCAGGCAGGTCTGGAGATGCAGAAAGCAAAAGCCCCGGAGATGTTTCCATCAACCGGGGCTACCACTCCAAACCCAAACATTTGGATGGTAGCCTCTTCTTAGCAAGGAGGCAATGACATGCTTAACAAGTACGCCTTTGCGGCGATCCTGGTACTGGGCTTAACTGTGCTGGGCGTCACATTTCTGGTTCATGAGCAGTTGTGCGAACTGAGCTTTAAGGAAGGTGGCAGAGAACTGAAAGCTGTTCTCGCTTGCGAAGTGAAGAAGTAGCGGTATGCGGGGAGTAATCCCCGCCTATCCAGATGTCGGTTTGGTGCAGGCACCCGTTTATTTGCCCCGTCTGGTTTATCGCCAGGCGGGGCATTTTTATATCTGCAGAGTGAGAGTACTCATCTAAAGAGACATTTTTTGCAGCGATCTAAACGTATTCTGAAAGAGTAATTCAACTGGCTAAATTACCAGTGAAAGGCGGTTTTTTCACCATTGCGGGAGTAGTATTGCGACGGGTGCCTGATGCTTTCTGAGCTCAGGCAGGTGCGGAGATGCAGAAAGCAAAAGCCCCGGAGATGTTTCCATCAACCGGGGCTACCTACCCAAACCTCAACAATTTGGATGGTAGCCTCTTCTTAGCAAGGAGGCAATGACATGCTTAACAAGTACGCCTTTGCGGCGATCCTGGTACTGGGCTTAACTGTGCTGGGAGTCACATTTCTGGTTCATGAGCAGCTATGCGAACTGAGCTTTAAGGAAGGTGGCAGAGAACTGAAAGCTGTTCTCGCTTGCGAAGCGAAGAAGTAGCGGTATGCGGGGAGCATTCCCCGCCTATCCAGTTGTCGGTTTGGTACAGGCACCCGTTTATTTGCCCCGTCTGGTTTATTGCCAGGCGGGGCATTTTTACGCCCGTACTCGC
This DNA window, taken from Leclercia adecarboxylata, encodes the following:
- a CDS encoding Hok/Gef family protein — protein: MLNKYAFAAILVLGLTVLGVTFLVHEQLCELSFKEGGRELKAVLACEVKK
- a CDS encoding Hok/Gef family protein, whose amino-acid sequence is MLNKYAFAAILVLGLTVLGVTFLVHEQLCELSFKEGGRELKAVLACEAKK